Proteins from one Malaya genurostris strain Urasoe2022 chromosome 2, Malgen_1.1, whole genome shotgun sequence genomic window:
- the LOC131427111 gene encoding uncharacterized protein LOC131427111: protein MAQRLENVVDRRDLLIQKLLRIHEGVNENNVNVHWLNLQLETIRRCNEDSEKIYLEICNLTPRDHRDEHTAEYLRCEELFSSLYVSIQTKLEEKKNAEANQARMTTNVASLNPAIVANSSAPHLQVPLPTFDGNLENWYSFKCMFQTIMRRYPNESPAIKLYHLKNSLIGNAAGKIDQDVINNNNYEAAWKMLEDTYEDERVIIDTHIEALLNLPKLTCESGEELRKLIDTCSKNVDALNNRNLPVNGLAEMMLVNLVAKRLDKETRKLWESQLPKEELPSFLLMIDFLRERCRVLQKVQNYSESRSSTGASKQRGKTEQKSITAKNFVQTSKESCFNCSGEHSIYKCDAFKDLGVAERYNKVKQSGLCFNCLRRGHRTVDCKSEQSCKVCRRKHHSLLHEEKAPIPKQSEVSVVDQPTSDSKGTQESSTKETRLVNCTQSKPIMRQVMLSTAEVLVSGFGNSYWPCRALLDSGSDSNIISEVFAKKLNIPMDRINLPISGLNNAQTMVKHMIHTKIRSRDSNFGAALDFLVVPKITHLPIMECNIQSWPISTDIHLADPFFNVPNEIQMIIGAELFFDLIKEGRIRLGNQMPTLIETRLGWVVSGCVPNVISNSSQKNCHMNVSNEELNRSLTKFWELEKCVEASPLTAAEIAVEDYFVRTVQRSDSGRYIVRLPFNKAKGQLGDSKAAAQYRFNKLLRTFVNNDKRTRYTAFMAEYFALGHMIELKDNPDEGYFLPHHAIYKESSSTTKIRVVFDASAKTTTGVSLNDALEVGPTVQSDLISIIMRFCSHQIVLTADIPKMYRQVQIHEDDRKYQRVLWLNEEHKQTVFELSTVTYGCSSAPYLATRVLVQLATDEANDFPIASNVIKYDSYIDDFLTGGSTSNEVIEIYEQLSGILQRGGFGVHKFCSNSDIVRNHIPSELQETQMNFEDADINNTIKTLGLIWNPMDDYFTFHVKSFESINAACFTKRSVLADMSRLFDPLGFLGPIITLAKIQMQDLWRLGLAWDENLPPEPLKNWTSFRKQLPLVNLMKKNRCQVTCRSIEAYNYSKVGIMWRFTAGSARKENHKCNEVFVSPGDTLV from the exons ATGGCGCAGAGATTGGAGAATGTTGTGGATCGGCGCGATTTGCTAATACAAAAACTTCTGAGAATTCACGAAGGAgttaatgaaaataatgtgaatgTACATTGGTTGAACCTGCAATTAGAAACTATACGGCGTTGCAATGAAGATTCAGAGAAAATTTACTTGGAGATCTGCAATCTAACACCACGGGATCACAGAGATGAACATACTGCTGAGTATTTACGCTGTGAAGAGCTTTTTAGTTCTTTGTATGTCTCAATTCAAACAAAATTGGAGGAAAAGAAGAATGCCGAGGCAAATCAAGCGCGAATGACCACCAATGTAGCTTCATTGAATCCAGCAATTGTAGCTAACTCGTCCGCACCACACTTGCAGGTGCCACTGCCAACTTTCGACGGAAATCTTGAGAATTGGTATTCTTTTAAGTGCATGTTTCAGACAATCATGCGAAGATACCCGAATGAATCACCAGCGATCAAGTTGTATCATCTCAAAAATTCCCTCATTGGAAACGCAGCGGGTAAAATTGACCAGGATGTGATAAACAATAACAATTACGAAGCGGCATGGAAAATGTTGGAAGACACGTACGAGGATGAGCGGGTCATAATTGACACACACATCGAGGCGTTACTCAATTTGCCGAAATTGACGTGTGAATCAGGCGAAGAGCTGCGAAAGTTGATCGACACATGTTCAAAGAACGTCGACGCACTTAACAACCGTAATCTACCTGTCAATGGCTTGGCAGAGATGATGCTGGTGAATTTAGTCGCAAAACGATTGGACAAGGAAACACGAAAATTGTGGGAATCCCAGCTGCCTAAGGAAGAATTGCCATCATTTTTGTTAATGATCGACTTCCTACGTGAAAGATGCCGTGTACTGCAAAAAGTACAAAACTATTCTGAATCGCGATCGTCTACTGGAGCATCAAAACAGCGAGGCAAAACGGAGCAGAAATCCATTACAGCAAAGAATTTTGTGCAAACATCGAAAGAATCATGTTTTAATTGCAGTGGGGAGCACTCGATCTACAAATGTGATGCTTTCAAAGACCTTGGAGTGGCTGAACGTTACAATAAAGTAAAACAATCAGGACTCTGCTTTAATTGTTTGCGGCGTGGTCATCGTACAGTCGACTGTAAATCTGAACAGTCCTGTAAGGTTTGTAGAAGAAAACATCACAGTCTTCTCCACGAAGAAAAAGCACCTATACCGAAGCAATCAGAAGTTTCCGTGGTAGACCAACCCACATCGGACTCCAAAGGTACACAAGAAAGTTCCACTAAAGAAACGCGTTTAGTAAACTGCACTCAATCAAAACCGATTATGAGACAAGTTATGCTATCGACTGCTGAAGTTCTAGTATCCGGATTCGGAAACTCTTACTGGCCTTGCAGAGCACTTTTAGATTCAGGATCTGACTCGAATATAATCTCCGAAGTTTTtgcaaaaaagttaaatattccAATGGATAGAATCAATCTTCCGATCAGTGGTTTGAATAATGCTCAAACAATGGTGAAACACATGATTCACACGAAGATCCGATCAAGAGATAGTAATTTCGGTGCAGCGTTAGATTTTCTTGTGGTGCCAAAAATAACGCATCTGCCAATAATGGAATGTAATATTCAAAGTTGGCCCATTTCGACTGATATACATTTAGCGGATCCATTCTTCAACGTACCTAACGAAATCCAGATGATTATCGGAGCTGAATTGTTTTTCGATTTAATTAAAGAAGGCCGTATTCGACTGGGCAATCAAATGCCAACACTTATTGAAACTCGTCTTGGATGGGTTGTTAGTGGATGCGTACCTAATGTCATTTCGAATTCATCGCAGAAAAACTGTCATATGAATGTAAGTAACGAGGAACTGAATCGCAGTTTGACTAAGTTTTGGGAACTTGAAAAATGTGTGGAGGCGTCACCATTGACAGCTGCCGAAATAGCTGTAGAAGATTACTTTGTACGTACAGTTCAGCGAAGCGATAGTGGTCGTTACATCGTCAGATTACCGTTCAATAAAGCGAAGGGTCAACTTGGTGACTCAAAAGCAGCTGCGCAATATCGTTTCAATAAACTGTTGCGAACATTTGTCAACAACGATAAAAGAACTCGCTACACAGCGTTTATGGCGGAGTATTTTGCTCTTGGTCAtatgatcgaattgaaagataATCCAGACGAAGGTTATTTTCTCCCGCATCATGCTATCTACAAAGAATCAAGCAGCACTACCAAAATAAGAGTTGTCTTTGATGCCTCAGCGAAAACTACTACAGGTGTCTCGTTAAATGACGCTCTAGAGGTTGGTCCAACTGTCCAAAGCGATCTAATATCCATTATAATGCGATTTTGCAGTCATCAAATAGTGCTCACAGCTGACATACCGAAGATGTACCGGCAAGTACAAATTCACGAAGATGACCGAAAATATCAACGGGTATTATGGCTCAATGAAGAGCACAAGCAAACAGTATTTGAGCTATCAACTGTAACATACGGATGTTCTAGTGCACCATATTTGGCAACGCGTGTGCTTGTGCAATTGGCCACCGATGAGGCAAATGATTTTCCGATAGCATCGAACGTCATCAAATATGATAGTTATATAGATGACTTTCTCACTGGAGGCAGCACATCAAACGAAGTGATAGAAATCTACGAACAACTTTCCGGGATACTGCAGCGAGGTGGCTTCGGAGTGCACAAATTCTGCTCTAACAGTGATATCGTTCGTAATCATATTCCAAGCGAGCTGCAGGAAACGCAGATGAATTTCGAGGATGCGGATATTAACAATACTATTAAAACGCTGGGTTTGATATGGAATCCAATGGATGATTATTTCACATTTCACGTAAAATCATTTGAGTCGATAAATGCTGCATGTTTCACGAAAAGAAGCGTGCTGGCTGATATGAGCCGTTTGTTCGATCCACTAGGATTTCTGGGACCAATAATAACGCTGGCGAAAATACAAATGCAAGATCTCTGGCGGTTGGGTCTAGCCTGGGATGAAAATCTTCCACCagaaccattgaaaaattggacctCATTTAGGAAACAATTACCGTTGGTGAACCTAATGAAAAAGAACAGATGT CAAGTCACGTGTCGCTCCATTGAAGCCTACAACTATTCCAAGGTTGGAATTATGTGGCGCTTTACTGCTGGCTCAGCTCGTAAGGAAAACCATAAATGCAATGAAGTTTTCGTTTCACCGGGTGACACTTTGGTGTGA
- the LOC131427206 gene encoding uncharacterized protein LOC131427206 → MLARGSNKRHEFSGLTPIIDERGLIRVGGRLKYSSIPYEGKHQLLLPGKHHVTQILIRQLHEDNLHVGQRGLLSIVRERFWPVQAKQLIKRIVNGCYVCYRQNPRPVNQIMGNLPDYRVTPSPVFSNTGVDYAGPFLLKNEGRKTVPYKAYIAIFVCMTTKAIHIELVSNLTTANFIAALKRFISRRGMVSHMYSDNGTTFVGANHELAALRKLFEEQTHQTELNDFCIAKGIQWHFIPPRSPHFGGIWEASVKSVKHHIKRVMTLTTLRR, encoded by the exons ATGTTAGCTCGCGGCTCCAACAAACGGCATGAATTCAGTGGATTAAcaccaataatcgatgaaagagGTCTAATTCGAGTTGGAGGGCGATTGAAATACTCATCAATACCGTACGAAGGAAAACATCAGTTGTTGTTACCGGGAAAGCATCACGTCACACAAATCCTTATTCGACAGTTGCACGAGGATAATCTCCACGTCGGGCAGCGAGGTTTGTTGTCAATCGTTCGCGAACGTTTTTGGCCTGTACAAGCGAAGCAGCTGATCAAACGAATTGTCAATGGTTGCTATGTCTGTTACCGACAGAATCCACGACCAGTTAATCAAATAATGGGGAACTTACCGGATTACCGTGTCACTCCTTCGCCAGTGTTTTCGAATACCGGAGTGGATTATGCTGGACCTTTTTTACTTAAAAACGAAGGCAGAAAAACTGTTCCATATAAAGCCTATATAGCAATATTTGTGTGCATGACAACTAAGGCCATCCATATCGAACTTGTGTCAAATTTAACAACTGCCAATTTTATTGCTGCATTGAAGCGTTTTATAAGCAGACGTGGCATGGTAAGTCACATGTATTCCGACAATGGAACAACTTTTGTGGGAGCGAATCATGAACTAGCTGCTTTGcggaaactgtttgaagaacaaACCCACCAAACTGAGTTAAATGATTTTTGTATTGCGAAGGGAATACAGTGGCATTTCATTCCTCCAAGAAGTCCTCACTTCGGAGGTATATGGGAGGCAAGTGTAAAATCGGTAAAACATCATATTAAGCGCGTG ATGACCCTAACGACCTTGAGGCGTTGA